The genomic stretch CGAGGCCGATCTTTTATCGCTGAATGACGATGAACCCGATGCACGACGACGACATCGCCAATGTGATGCGGGCGCTCGGACACCCCGTCCGGCTCAACATCCTGCGCATCCTCGCCGCCCAGCGCGCCGGCGATTGCTGCTGCACCGATGTCACACAGAACCTGTCATTGGCCCAGTCCACCGTGAGCCAGCACATCAAGGTGCTGCTCGATGCCGGCCTGGTGGAGCGTCACCCCAAGGGCACCCGCAACTGCTACTCGTTGCGCGCCGATCGGCTGGCCGATTTCGGCATTGCCTGCAGCGGTCTGTTCACCGGCCTCACCGATCACCCGGTCAAAGAGCTAGCCTGATGTCTTCCGCCGATGAGGCAACCAAGCGCCCCACCGTCAGCGCGGAGGAGGGTGGCCTGCTTGCCACTGTACGAAACCTCTGGGGCTACATGTGGCCCGAGGGTCGCCCCGATCTGAAGTGGCGCGTCGTCCTCGCCATCGGCGCCTTGCTGGTGTCGAAGGTGGCGACCACCCTGGTGCCCTTCGTCTACAAGTGGATCATCGACAGCCTCGACGGCACGACGCCTGATACCGCGCTGGTCATGGGCGTTGCCATTCCCATCGTGCTGGTCGTCGCCTTCGGCGTCGGCAACATCATCGATGCCGGCTTCCAGCAATTGCGCGACGTACTGTTCGCCTCGGTCGGCCAGCATGCGGTTCGCAAACTGGCGCTGCAGACCTTCGAACATCTGCACAAGCTGTCACTGCGCTTCCACCTTGCCCGCCGCACCGGCGGCCTGAGCCGGGTCATCGAACGCGGCACCAAGGGTATCGAGACCATCGTGCGCTTCACGATGCTCAACACCGCGCCCACGCTGGTCGAGTTCGTCATCACCGGCATCATCTTCATCGTCATGTTCGGCGTCAGCTACCTCAGCGTGCTGGTCGTCACGGTCTGGCTTTACCTGTGGTTCACCATCAAGGCGTCGAACTGGCGTATCGCCATTCGCCGCGACATGAACGACAGCGACACCGATGCCAACGGCAAGGCCATCGACAGCCTGCTGAATTTCGAGACGGTGAAGTACTTCGCCAACGAGAAGATGGAGGCACAACGCTTCGATGCCTCGATGGAGAAGTATGAACGCTCCGCCATCCGCATCTGGACCTCGCTCGGCTTCCTGAACTTCGGTCAAGCGGTGATCTTCTATTCCGGCACGGTGATCATCCTGATCATGGCTGTATTGGGGGTGATGAACCGCACGCTGACGCTGGGCGATTTCGTGCTGCTCAACACCTTCCTGATGCAGATCTACCGGCCGCTCAATTTCATCGGCTTCGTCTATCGCGAGATCCGGCAGGGGCTCACCGATATCGAGGAAATGTTCAAGCTGCTGGATCGGGCTCCGGAGATCCAGGACAAGCCGGGCGCCAAGCCGCTTGCCGTCACCGGCCCGGTGGTGAAGTTCGAGGATGTGAAGTTCCACTACGATGCGGATCGCCCGATCCTCAAGGGCATCAGCTTCGAGGTACCGGCGGGCAAGACCATAGCGGTGGTCGGGCCGTCGGGTGCCGGTAAATCCACCATCTCGCGGCTGCTCTATCGCTTCTACGATGTCATCGAAGGGCGGATCACCATCGACGGCCAGGACCTGCGTGACGTCACCCAGGAGAGCCTGCGCGCCGCCATCGGCATGGTGCCGCAGGACACGGTGCTGTTCAACGACACCATCGCCTACAACATCCGCTATGGTCGCCCGGACGCGACCGAGGCGGAGGTGAAGAAAGCCGCCGAGCTGGCGCAGATCGGCCACTTCATCGAGAGCCTGCCCAAGGGCTACGAGACGCCGGTGGGCGAGCGTGGCCTCAAGCTCTCGGGCGGCGAGAAGCAGCGCGTCGCCATCGCCCGCACCATCCTGAAGGGACCGCCGATCCTGATTCTCGACGAGGCGACTTCTGCCCTCGATTCCAAGACCGAGGAAGACATCAAGTCCGCCCTCGACGTGGTCTCGGCCAACCGCACCACCCTGGTCATCGCCCATCGGCTCTCCACCGTCGTCAATGCCGACGAGATCATCGTCCTGCGCGACGGTCAGATCGCCGAGCGCGGCACCCACCATCGCCTGCTGGCCAAGCAGGGGCTCTATGCCCAGATGTGGAACCGCCAGCGCGAGGCCTCGGAGGCCGAAGAGCGCATGCAGCGCGTCGCCAACGACCCCGAAGGCTTCGTCAAGCGCGGTCTGCCCGCGGCGGAGTAGCAGAGGTTTGCCGTCACAGACGGCCCCCTCCCATCCTCCCCCATAAAGGGAGAGGTGCCCTGCCGGTGCGATTGGCACTATCGATGCCAGAGCCTCGACTCTTCACCTCCCTCTTTATGGGGGAGGCCGGGAGGGGGCCGTCTCTGACAGTCAGCACCACCAAGAACCGGCCGCTTACCGGAACCCACCCTTTGACCAATCCGTTGCGTCCGACCATCACAGCATCGGCCAAATGACCTCATCCGCTTCCCGCAACGCTTCCCTCGACGCCCTGCGCGTCCTGAGCCTGTTCGGCATCGTCACCCTGCATGTCGCCGGTGGCGGCTTCGCCGACAACAAGCCGCTCGGCTTCGTCGTCGATGAGCTGAGCCGCTTCGCCGTGCCGGTGTTCTTCCTGATGTCGGCCTATTTCTGGAAGGACGCCGACCTCGCCGCGCCGCTCCGGCTGGCCGGCAAGGTGGCTCGCCGGGTGATGCCGGCGTTTGCGGTTGTCCTCGCCATCACCGTGGCACTGCGCCTGCTCGAGGGCGATCGGCCCGGCTTCGAGCTGACGCCGGATGGTCTGCTGTTGCTCCTCTGGTCCGGTGGGCCGGCCTTCCACCTGTGGTTCCTGCCCGCCCTGGTGCTCGGCAGCGCCATTGTTGCAACGCTGATCAAATTCACCGGCCTGCGCTGGACCCTCGCCATCGCGCTAGTCCTCTACGGCGTCGGCACCACCATCGGCGCCTACTCAAAGCCGCTGTTGGGCCATGGCTTCCCGTTCTGGATGGATCGCAACGGGCTGTTCTTCGCGCCGGTCTTTCTCGTCGCTGGCATCGTGCTGCGCCGCAACCGTACCGCGCTGGCCGGCCTGCCGGTCCCGGCGATCGTCGCATCGCTGGTGCTCTTTGCGGCCCTGCATCTTTCTGAAGGCTATTTCGTCGTCGGCCGCTATGCCCTGGGTCACGATTACTCGCTCGCGACCCTCGGCTACGCCCTCTCGGTGGCGGTGCTGTTCATGCGCCTCGAACTGAAGAGCCCGATCTGGTCGACCCTCGGCCAAGCTACCTTCGGCGCTTACCTCATTCACCTGTTGGTCCTGCAAGTCCTCGCCGGCGATCTGGGTCTCGGCCGCCACTCTCTGCTGATGATCGGCCTCGGCTTCAGCATCAGCCTTGGTCTGGCCGTGGCGTGGAGGGCAGGGCGGCCAAAGTTGGTTCGCGCCCCGGTAAAGGCATGAACTATCTGTCGTCTCGCTCGGGAGGGTCGTGCTTCACCTCCCATGTTGCCAAGGCGCGATAGACCTGGTCGCGCATCACTGATGCTCTTATGCATTAGTCGTTCCAGCTCCGGTCGATCGGGGCCCGGCGCCTTACCGATGAGCGCCTGAAACATCGTTGGTGACAACACGATCGCGGCGCCGACTCCTTCGTGCACGATTTCCACCGGTTCAGCTCGCGCAGTTTCGATTACCGCGTCGAGTTCGTAGCCAGCTTGACCAACCGTTATGCGGCGCGTCGGCATGCTCCTGAGATCGTCTGCGTCGAAGCATAGCAAAAGGGGCCCGGTTTCCACCGGGCCCCCTTTTTGCGTGTCTCTATAGTTCAGCTTACTCGGCAGCCTGGCGGCTGACCACCGTCACGCCGTCCTGCTCCGTCTCGACGAGGCCCGAACCTTCGGTCTTGATGAACCGCTTCGAGCTGTCGATGTCGGCCGGGATCTCCACCGTCTCGCCTTCCGGCGTGACCGCGGTGTGCTTGCGCCGGCCGAAGATCGCCCGGAACGGCCAGGCGATGGCGTTGCCGATGGCGCCGAACACTGCACCGAACAGCCGGCCTATCCAGCCGTGACGGATCACGCTCGGGGCGGTGATCATCACCGGCACCATTACCAAGGTGAGGGCGGTCGAGACGAACAGGCCAGAAACCAGAGCTGCCGACAGGTGCGTGAACCACGAACCGGCGAGGCCACCCCAGACGATCTCGCGCCGGATGAAGTCGAACTCGACGTTCACCGCCATCGGGATCACGCCCAGGGCCGTCACCGTGGCGGTGAGCAGCACCGGCCGCACGCGCTGGGCTGCGGTGATCAGCATCGCCTTGGTCGGCTCGACCCCGTCACCACGGTTGTAGTGGTTGTAGGTGTCGATCAGCACGATACCGTTCTTCACCACGATACCGGCCAGCGCCACGATGCCGAGCCCGGTCATGATGGCCGAGAAGCTCATCCCGGTGATCGTCATGCCCAGCATCACGCCGGCCAGCGACATGACCACGGTCGAGAGCGTCACCAGCACCTGGTAGAAGCTGTTGTACTCGAGCAGCAGCACCAGGAAGATGATGAACAGCGCAGCCCCCAATGCCTGCATGATGAAGGCATTGGTGTCGCCGATCTGCTCGTCAGCACCGCCGAACGCCACCTTGGTGGTCGAGGGGAAGCCCTGCTCGGCCACCCAGGTCTTCAGCTGGGCGACCTTGGCATCAGCCGGCACGCCCGGCGCCAGGTTGGCGGCGACGCCCATTACATAGACGCCGTTCTTCCGGCTGATATTGGCGACCTTCGGCACCGCCTCACGCTTGATGAAGTTCGACACCGGCACCAGACCCTGGGCCGTGACGATCCGCAGCGAGTCGAGGCTGTCGAAGCTGCGCTCGTCCAGCGGCAGGCGGACGCGGATATCCAGTTCGTCGTCGGCGTCGTCCGGCCGGTATGAGCCAAGCTTCACGCCCGAGGTCACCAACTGGACATAGGGGCTGAGCTCGCGCACGCCGATGCCGTACTTGGCGGCGGCGACGCGATCGATCGTCACTTCCCAGTCGATGCCTGGGGAGGGACGTCCGTCTTCCACGTCGATGGTATCGCCAAGGTCATTCTCCACATAGTTGCGCAGTTTGGTCACCACCGGCGTCAGGTCGGCATAGTTGGTGCTTTCGACCGTCAGGTTGATGGCCTTGCCGGCCGGCGGACCGTTCTCCTGCGCCGCGATCTGCACCTCGAGGCCAGAGATATCCTTCACCCGGTCACGGATGTTCTGGAAGATCTCTTCGGCCTTGACGCGCTCGTTCCACGGCTGCAGCTGCAGGTTGAACTGCCCGATGGTGTCCGGCGGACCGCCGCTCGAGAAGCTGCTGCCACCACCGGCGAAGGTCATGATCGAGTCCTGCACACCCTGCACCTGCAGGATCTGGTTCTCGACTTCCACCAGCATGTCGCGGATTTCCGTCGGCGAATAGTTGCCGCGGGCGATCACGTTGACCGTGCCGAACTCGGCTTCCGAGGCCGGGAAGGCTTCCATGCCGGTCGGGTGGGCGATGTAGGCGTAGAACATGAAGCCGACGATGGTGAAACCGGTGAGCAACGACAGGATCGGATGGCGGATCAGGTGCTGCAGCGTGCGCACATAGACGCCCGTCGGACCCTTCACCTTCTTCACATCGAACTTGTCCGGATACATGACGACGTCCGCGGCTTCCTTGGCCTTGGGGTCGACATGGCTCGAGGCGATGATCGCACCGATCACCGGCATGAACACCAGCGCCGACAGCAGCGAGGCGCACATCACCACGATCACGATGATCGGCAGGTAGCTCATGAACTTGCCGATGATGCCCGGCCAGAACAGCAGCGGGATAAACGCGCCCAGCGTCGTGAAGGTGGCCGAAACCACCGGCACGAACATCTTGCGCGCCGCAAGGATGAACGCCTCTTTCTTGCTGACGCCTTCCTGCAGCTTTCGTTCTGCGTACTCCACCACCACGATCGGGTCGTCGACGAGCACGCCCACTGCCAGCACCAGGCCGAACATGATCATCATGTTGATGGTCATGCCGAGCATCTGGACCACGAGGAACGCGATCATGAACGAGATCGGGATCGAGGTGCCGATCATCAGCGCCGGGCGCACGCCGAGCGTGGCGACGCAGGTGATCATCACCAGCGCCACGGCGGTCAGCACGGCCGCTTCGAGCGAGCGGAACAGGTTCTTGGTGGAATCTGCCTGATCGACGAGGAAGCTGTGCTGGATGCCGGACGGCCAGTCCTTGGTGAACTCGGTGGTGACGGCGCGGACCTTGTCGGAGATATCGATGACGTTGGTGCCGAGCTTCTTGATCACACCCAGCGTGATCGCCTGCTGGCCATTGACGTGCGCGTATTCGGTCGCGTCCTTGAAGGTGCGCGTCACCGTCGCCACGTCGCCGAAGGTCACGACATTGTCGCCATCCGCCTTGATCGGCAGCGAGTAGACGTCCTGCGCCGTGGTGATGAGGCCCGGCACCTCGACGTTGAACGAACCCCGTCCGGTATCGAGCGTGCCGCCCGGCACCACCATGTTGTTCTTGGCCAGCGCGTCGAGCAGTTGCCCGGCAGTGAGGTTATAGGCCTCCAGCCGGTTCATATCGATGGTCACAGCCAGCATTTCGTCGCGCGAGCCGGAAATGCTCACGCTCTGCACTGTCGGGATCGCTTCGAGCTCTTCCTTGAGATCCTTGGCGCGTTGCACCAGGGTGCGCTCAGGCACGTCGCCATAGACCGCCACCGAGATCGACGGCATGTCGGTGAACGAGATTTCCGTCACTGACGGCACGGTCGCGTCGTCCGGCAGCTCGCCGGCGACGCCGTCGAGCTTGGCGCGGATGTCGGCCAGCGCCTTGTCGGCGTCGGCGTTGACGTCGAACTCGAGGAACACCGAGGCGTGGCCGGTCGACGAGGTCGAAGTGTAATTCTTCAGCCCGTCGATGTCCTTGACGCGATCCTCGATCGGCTTGGCCAGCAGCCGCTCCGCGTCACGCGGAGAGACGCCGGTCTGGCTGGTCGACACGTAGAAATACGGGATGTCGATCGCCGGGAAACTCTCCTTGGGCAACGACACATATGCGCTGAAACCGGCGAGGAGCAGCAGCGCCATCACCGTCAACACGACCCGCGGCATGCGCAGGACGCGTTCGAGGAAATTCATCATGAGTGCACCCCATCAGCAGCGGCTTCGGCTTCTACCGAATCCGGCTTGCCCGTAACGTTGGTCGCGTTGACCTTCTGACCCGGCACGACATACTCCTGGCCCATCGTGATCACGTCGATCGACGGGGGCAGACCCGTGACCCAGACGCCCTCACGGGAGTCCGAGATGATCGTCACGGGATAGAACTCGACGACGCCGTCCTTGACCGAGCGCACGCCGAGCGTGCCCTCGTCGTTCAGCGTCAGGACCGACTGCGGCAACAGATGCGCAGGCACCGTACCCATGGTGACCGTGGCCGTCGCGGTGATGCCCGACAGCACCTTGCCGTCCGCATTGGGGATCTCGATCTCGACCGGGAACGAGCGGGTGGCATCGTCGGCAAGCGAGGCGATGTAACTCACCTTGCCGTCCACCGTCTGGCCGGTCACGGTTTCCACCTTGGCCGGCAGACCCAGCTCGGCACGGGCGATGCGGGCCTCCGGCACCGAGGCGACGAACAGCATCGGGTCGAGCTCCACCACCGTGGCGCACGCCTGGCCCGGGCTCAGCACGCTGCCGACCGTCGCCACCGGATCCTGCACGATGCCGGCGATCTTGGTGGTGACCTTGGCGCGGTCGAACTCCTGCTTGGCCTGGTCGAACGCCGTCTGGGCCTGGCGCAGTGCGGTCTCGGCCGCGATGCCGGTATTGCTGGCCGCGAGGCCCTTGTCGCGCAGCGCCTTGTTGGAGTCGTAGGCCGTCTGGGCCTGGGCCAGTGCCGCTTCCGCCTGCGCCACCGCGGCAGCGCGCGTGCCTTCCTCGAGGGTGCAGATCACGTCGCCCGCCTTGACGGCCTGGCCCTTGGTGACGTTCACCGCAGTGACCACACCCGAGGTTTCCGGCGTGATGGTGGTGACGTTCTTGGCCTTGGTGCGGCCGCGCAGCGGCACTTCCACCGGCATGGCCTGCATGGTGTAGGTCTCGGTG from Devosia sp. A16 encodes the following:
- a CDS encoding efflux RND transporter periplasmic adaptor subunit, yielding MRAIVSYGVAGAIVVVGALWLGSGVFVAGGNGPGKGERPIISFFSKDAEGAETTHHPAAEGAVDPALTIAQRVAEASGASAPAQSVRTETYTMQAMPVEVPLRGRTKAKNVTTITPETSGVVTAVNVTKGQAVKAGDVICTLEEGTRAAAVAQAEAALAQAQTAYDSNKALRDKGLAASNTGIAAETALRQAQTAFDQAKQEFDRAKVTTKIAGIVQDPVATVGSVLSPGQACATVVELDPMLFVASVPEARIARAELGLPAKVETVTGQTVDGKVSYIASLADDATRSFPVEIEIPNADGKVLSGITATATVTMGTVPAHLLPQSVLTLNDEGTLGVRSVKDGVVEFYPVTIISDSREGVWVTGLPPSIDVITMGQEYVVPGQKVNATNVTGKPDSVEAEAAADGVHS
- a CDS encoding ABCB family ABC transporter ATP-binding protein/permease, yielding MSSADEATKRPTVSAEEGGLLATVRNLWGYMWPEGRPDLKWRVVLAIGALLVSKVATTLVPFVYKWIIDSLDGTTPDTALVMGVAIPIVLVVAFGVGNIIDAGFQQLRDVLFASVGQHAVRKLALQTFEHLHKLSLRFHLARRTGGLSRVIERGTKGIETIVRFTMLNTAPTLVEFVITGIIFIVMFGVSYLSVLVVTVWLYLWFTIKASNWRIAIRRDMNDSDTDANGKAIDSLLNFETVKYFANEKMEAQRFDASMEKYERSAIRIWTSLGFLNFGQAVIFYSGTVIILIMAVLGVMNRTLTLGDFVLLNTFLMQIYRPLNFIGFVYREIRQGLTDIEEMFKLLDRAPEIQDKPGAKPLAVTGPVVKFEDVKFHYDADRPILKGISFEVPAGKTIAVVGPSGAGKSTISRLLYRFYDVIEGRITIDGQDLRDVTQESLRAAIGMVPQDTVLFNDTIAYNIRYGRPDATEAEVKKAAELAQIGHFIESLPKGYETPVGERGLKLSGGEKQRVAIARTILKGPPILILDEATSALDSKTEEDIKSALDVVSANRTTLVIAHRLSTVVNADEIIVLRDGQIAERGTHHRLLAKQGLYAQMWNRQREASEAEERMQRVANDPEGFVKRGLPAAE
- a CDS encoding efflux RND transporter permease subunit produces the protein MMNFLERVLRMPRVVLTVMALLLLAGFSAYVSLPKESFPAIDIPYFYVSTSQTGVSPRDAERLLAKPIEDRVKDIDGLKNYTSTSSTGHASVFLEFDVNADADKALADIRAKLDGVAGELPDDATVPSVTEISFTDMPSISVAVYGDVPERTLVQRAKDLKEELEAIPTVQSVSISGSRDEMLAVTIDMNRLEAYNLTAGQLLDALAKNNMVVPGGTLDTGRGSFNVEVPGLITTAQDVYSLPIKADGDNVVTFGDVATVTRTFKDATEYAHVNGQQAITLGVIKKLGTNVIDISDKVRAVTTEFTKDWPSGIQHSFLVDQADSTKNLFRSLEAAVLTAVALVMITCVATLGVRPALMIGTSIPISFMIAFLVVQMLGMTINMMIMFGLVLAVGVLVDDPIVVVEYAERKLQEGVSKKEAFILAARKMFVPVVSATFTTLGAFIPLLFWPGIIGKFMSYLPIIVIVVMCASLLSALVFMPVIGAIIASSHVDPKAKEAADVVMYPDKFDVKKVKGPTGVYVRTLQHLIRHPILSLLTGFTIVGFMFYAYIAHPTGMEAFPASEAEFGTVNVIARGNYSPTEIRDMLVEVENQILQVQGVQDSIMTFAGGGSSFSSGGPPDTIGQFNLQLQPWNERVKAEEIFQNIRDRVKDISGLEVQIAAQENGPPAGKAINLTVESTNYADLTPVVTKLRNYVENDLGDTIDVEDGRPSPGIDWEVTIDRVAAAKYGIGVRELSPYVQLVTSGVKLGSYRPDDADDELDIRVRLPLDERSFDSLDSLRIVTAQGLVPVSNFIKREAVPKVANISRKNGVYVMGVAANLAPGVPADAKVAQLKTWVAEQGFPSTTKVAFGGADEQIGDTNAFIMQALGAALFIIFLVLLLEYNSFYQVLVTLSTVVMSLAGVMLGMTITGMSFSAIMTGLGIVALAGIVVKNGIVLIDTYNHYNRGDGVEPTKAMLITAAQRVRPVLLTATVTALGVIPMAVNVEFDFIRREIVWGGLAGSWFTHLSAALVSGLFVSTALTLVMVPVMITAPSVIRHGWIGRLFGAVFGAIGNAIAWPFRAIFGRRKHTAVTPEGETVEIPADIDSSKRFIKTEGSGLVETEQDGVTVVSRQAAE
- a CDS encoding ArsR/SmtB family transcription factor is translated as MHDDDIANVMRALGHPVRLNILRILAAQRAGDCCCTDVTQNLSLAQSTVSQHIKVLLDAGLVERHPKGTRNCYSLRADRLADFGIACSGLFTGLTDHPVKELA
- a CDS encoding acyltransferase gives rise to the protein MTSSASRNASLDALRVLSLFGIVTLHVAGGGFADNKPLGFVVDELSRFAVPVFFLMSAYFWKDADLAAPLRLAGKVARRVMPAFAVVLAITVALRLLEGDRPGFELTPDGLLLLLWSGGPAFHLWFLPALVLGSAIVATLIKFTGLRWTLAIALVLYGVGTTIGAYSKPLLGHGFPFWMDRNGLFFAPVFLVAGIVLRRNRTALAGLPVPAIVASLVLFAALHLSEGYFVVGRYALGHDYSLATLGYALSVAVLFMRLELKSPIWSTLGQATFGAYLIHLLVLQVLAGDLGLGRHSLLMIGLGFSISLGLAVAWRAGRPKLVRAPVKA